A stretch of Triticum aestivum cultivar Chinese Spring chromosome 1D, IWGSC CS RefSeq v2.1, whole genome shotgun sequence DNA encodes these proteins:
- the LOC123162502 gene encoding thionin-like isoform X1: MVMRGGKSSVKTMAVMLAVVGLVALQQTQRVQASVCCCLDLAVPVYYTCRGSSGTMSQCCPTCGGYVSVGGCRPPYVPISGYRTTAVNYCKLGCTASVCNKLIPSAVVGSGNEGKDAMERCTSGCHDLCTKSSTDIAKVHNA; encoded by the exons ATGGTGATGAGAGGCGGCAAGAGCAGCGTCAAGACCATGGCAGTGATGCTTGCAGTTGTGGGTCTTGTGGCCCTGCAGCAAACACAGCGAGTGCAAGCTAGCGTGTGTTGCTGTTTAGACCTGGCGGTCCCTGTGTACTATACATGCCGCGGCTCTTCTGGTACCATGTCACAGTGTTGCCCTACGTGTGGTGGCTATGTATCAGTCGGTGGATGCAGGCCCCCATATGTCCCCATAT CTGGCTACCGCACAACAGCCGTCAACTACTGCAAGCTGGGGTGCACGGCTTCCGTGTGCAACAAATTAATTCCATCTG CAGTTGTTGGCAGTGGCAACGAAGGAAAAGATGCCATGGAACGTTGTACCAGTGGATGTCATGATCTGTGCACCAAGAGCAGCACTGACATTGCAAAAGTCCACAATGCTTAA
- the LOC123162502 gene encoding thionin-like isoform X2, translating into MVMRGGKSSVKTMAVMLAVVGLVALQQTQRVQASVCCCLDLAVPVYYTCRGSSGTMSQCCPTCGGYVSVGGCRPPYVPISGYRTTAVNYCKLGCTASVCNKLIPSVVGSGNEGKDAMERCTSGCHDLCTKSSTDIAKVHNA; encoded by the exons ATGGTGATGAGAGGCGGCAAGAGCAGCGTCAAGACCATGGCAGTGATGCTTGCAGTTGTGGGTCTTGTGGCCCTGCAGCAAACACAGCGAGTGCAAGCTAGCGTGTGTTGCTGTTTAGACCTGGCGGTCCCTGTGTACTATACATGCCGCGGCTCTTCTGGTACCATGTCACAGTGTTGCCCTACGTGTGGTGGCTATGTATCAGTCGGTGGATGCAGGCCCCCATATGTCCCCATAT CTGGCTACCGCACAACAGCCGTCAACTACTGCAAGCTGGGGTGCACGGCTTCCGTGTGCAACAAATTAATTCCATCTG TTGTTGGCAGTGGCAACGAAGGAAAAGATGCCATGGAACGTTGTACCAGTGGATGTCATGATCTGTGCACCAAGAGCAGCACTGACATTGCAAAAGTCCACAATGCTTAA